The Cylindrospermopsis curvispora GIHE-G1 genome contains a region encoding:
- a CDS encoding aspartoacylase has translation MLAYKVVNGEISRVIIAGGIHGNELIGVYLVKTFEKYGNLIERETFETICLLGNTPAINAGRRYVDKDLNRCFTKDILFNANTSIYEESRAKEIWQLLQPHHPQKLDAIIDIHTTTANMGLCMIINSMHPILLTLIAHLTSISPLIKVCFHPETPSGGFLRSLSELGFTLEVGPVPQGVLNAQLFQQTAKIVYAILDFFENYNQGKICINQKSNEKKLKVYEFIGTIDYPRNELGQLQGMIHPQLEYKDYQPLNFGEPIFLTFDNQEVFYQGESTVYPVFINEAAYYEKGIAMHLTQKKLVDI, from the coding sequence ATGTTGGCATACAAGGTAGTTAATGGTGAAATCAGTCGAGTAATAATTGCAGGAGGAATTCACGGTAATGAACTGATTGGAGTTTATTTGGTCAAAACGTTTGAAAAGTATGGAAATTTAATTGAGAGAGAAACTTTTGAAACCATCTGTTTACTTGGTAACACCCCAGCTATTAATGCTGGGAGAAGATATGTTGATAAAGATTTGAATCGTTGTTTTACCAAAGACATATTATTCAATGCCAATACTTCTATATATGAGGAATCAAGAGCTAAGGAAATTTGGCAACTTCTGCAACCACACCATCCCCAAAAATTAGATGCTATAATTGACATACATACAACCACTGCCAATATGGGATTATGTATGATCATTAATAGTATGCACCCCATATTGCTCACTTTAATAGCTCACTTAACCAGTATAAGTCCCTTAATTAAAGTATGTTTTCACCCAGAAACACCCAGTGGTGGTTTTTTGCGTTCTTTAAGTGAACTAGGTTTCACTTTAGAAGTAGGTCCTGTCCCTCAAGGAGTTTTAAATGCCCAACTATTTCAACAAACAGCAAAAATCGTTTATGCAATATTAGATTTTTTTGAAAACTATAATCAAGGCAAAATTTGCATTAATCAGAAGTCGAATGAGAAGAAACTAAAAGTTTATGAATTTATAGGTACGATTGACTATCCCAGAAATGAATTAGGTCAGCTCCAAGGGATGATTCACCCCCAACTTGAATATAAAGATTATCAACCACTAAATTTCGGTGAACCAATTTTTCTGACCTTTGATAATCAAGAGGTTTTCTATCAAGGAGAGTCTACAGTTTATCCAGTTTTTATTAATGAAGCTGCCTATTACGAAAAAGGAATTGCCATGCATTTGACGCAGAAGAAATTAGTTGATATATAG
- a CDS encoding glycosyltransferase family 1 protein, with amino-acid sequence MTIIAQLKHKFNGKVYFLCDPRELDDVGDQFQHLLVCLAEGFQELGISFFANVNYWLESSQEEKYLFNYDPNITFDDCDLVILTNIWLSVNYAWVDNLFKPNRGYLTVYLDGEDSDKTYRFRPEFNQFDFIFRTHYNRKLQYGNSKSRNNFYPWAFGLSSRILRELNTVPDFDDRQKQILVNFRHWKKGHPVRNISSRMFIPQISKIFSIDHTIDSPHNLTSDPYHQLQWLQTGKRHYPSFYQRLKNSIACACFGGFFVPSWPDDPASLLNRIGKQMLNHLQLKSHQIVQWDSWRLWESLAAGCVTFHLDFEKYGVCLPVMPENWAHYIGVDLDNVKASIERIADQPEILPAIATEGRKWAMKNYSPAPTALRFLNTIYQKSSQTNHSELTTCL; translated from the coding sequence ATGACAATAATTGCACAGTTGAAACATAAGTTTAATGGTAAAGTATATTTTTTATGTGATCCTCGAGAGTTGGATGATGTTGGTGATCAGTTTCAACATTTACTGGTTTGCTTAGCTGAAGGTTTTCAGGAACTAGGAATCTCATTTTTTGCTAATGTAAATTATTGGTTAGAATCATCTCAAGAGGAAAAATATCTTTTTAATTATGACCCAAATATTACCTTTGATGATTGTGACTTGGTTATATTGACTAATATTTGGTTGTCTGTTAATTATGCCTGGGTAGATAATCTATTTAAACCGAATCGTGGATATCTTACGGTTTACTTAGATGGAGAAGACAGTGATAAAACTTATAGGTTTAGACCTGAATTCAACCAGTTTGATTTTATTTTTCGAACCCATTATAATCGTAAGTTACAATATGGAAATAGTAAATCTAGGAATAATTTTTACCCTTGGGCTTTTGGTTTAAGCAGTCGAATTTTGCGAGAACTGAACACAGTGCCAGATTTTGATGATCGTCAAAAACAAATTTTGGTTAATTTTCGCCACTGGAAAAAAGGCCATCCTGTGAGAAATATTAGTTCTCGGATGTTTATACCCCAAATCAGTAAAATTTTCTCCATAGACCACACTATTGATAGTCCCCACAATCTAACATCAGACCCATATCATCAATTGCAGTGGTTACAAACCGGTAAGAGACATTATCCCAGCTTTTACCAGCGTCTAAAAAACTCCATTGCTTGTGCTTGTTTTGGAGGTTTTTTTGTGCCTAGCTGGCCTGATGACCCAGCCAGTTTACTGAATCGTATAGGTAAGCAAATGCTCAATCATTTACAGTTAAAATCCCATCAGATAGTACAGTGGGACAGTTGGCGATTGTGGGAATCTTTAGCAGCTGGATGTGTTACTTTTCATCTGGATTTTGAAAAATATGGTGTTTGTTTACCTGTTATGCCAGAAAATTGGGCACATTATATTGGTGTGGATTTAGATAATGTTAAAGCCTCAATTGAAAGAATAGCGGATCAACCAGAAATTTTACCAGCAATTGCTACAGAGGGTAGAAAATGGGCTATGAAAAATTATAGTCCTGCTCCCACAGCTTTACGTTTCCTAAACACCATTTATCAAAAGTCAAGTCAAACCAACCATAGTGAGTTAACAACATGTCTATAA
- the hepC gene encoding heterocyst development glycosyltransferase HepC: protein MTTSIFPSLQQSGVVSDLSENFAFPSYSLKWRRDQLLVTFSRNSSQIHLPSLNNEQQLINCLKHSTVNLVTIDSKLGTSTLKFWANACEKANKPIFIRPVNKNQPLTIGDDILVVLERTINIFLALFFLSLFSPLIGFIVLLMLLKSPGSIFKYEWCIGKKGKLFRLVNFDHNLQQNLPISSLGMTKLRLHRLPELFNILRGETSLFNSKHSKL from the coding sequence ATGACGACTTCCATTTTTCCTAGTTTACAGCAATCTGGTGTGGTATCTGACCTATCTGAAAATTTTGCCTTTCCATCTTACTCTCTGAAATGGCGTAGGGATCAGTTATTAGTTACATTCTCCCGAAATTCCTCACAAATACATTTACCTTCCCTAAACAATGAACAACAATTGATTAACTGTCTAAAACATTCCACAGTTAATTTAGTAACTATAGATTCCAAACTGGGAACTTCCACATTAAAATTTTGGGCTAATGCTTGTGAGAAGGCTAATAAACCAATATTTATACGTCCTGTTAATAAAAATCAACCTCTTACAATAGGTGATGATATACTGGTGGTATTAGAGAGAACAATAAATATATTTTTGGCATTGTTTTTCTTGTCTTTATTTAGTCCTTTAATAGGATTTATAGTCTTATTAATGTTATTGAAATCACCAGGATCAATCTTTAAGTATGAATGGTGTATTGGCAAAAAAGGCAAATTATTTCGTTTGGTAAATTTTGATCATAATCTTCAACAAAATCTTCCGATCTCGAGCCTAGGGATGACGAAGTTAAGATTACATAGATTGCCAGAGCTATTCAATATCTTGCGCGGTGAAACTAGTTTATTTAACTCCAAACACTCCAAGCTTTAG
- a CDS encoding glycosyltransferase: MRNTVLIPTYRRPHDLWRCLVALQAQTRPANQIIIVVRDVDTQTWEFLNQLPSELSSDNLPLQIVTVTKPGVVQALNTGLKVVNGDVLSITDDDAAPHPDWLEKITAHFTKDADIGAVGGRDWVHRGDKVEGDSRAVVGRVQWFGRVIGNHHLGTGKAREVDVLKGVNMSFRTQSIGKLTFDERMRGTGAQVHFEMAFTLAIKRAGWKIIYDPHIAVDHYPATRFDEDQRENFNEIALTNLVHNETLVLLEYLPPLRQIVFLLWAIFIGTRDALGIVQWLRFLPSQGRIVNKKLHASLRGRWQAWQTNKTNQLIISNS; encoded by the coding sequence ATGCGCAATACGGTTCTTATCCCTACTTATCGTCGTCCTCACGATCTATGGCGGTGCCTTGTCGCACTGCAAGCCCAAACTAGACCAGCTAATCAAATAATTATAGTGGTTAGGGATGTGGATACACAGACCTGGGAATTTTTAAATCAATTACCAAGTGAACTATCTTCTGATAACCTACCATTGCAAATAGTTACAGTTACCAAACCAGGAGTAGTACAAGCTCTGAACACTGGATTAAAAGTTGTCAATGGTGATGTCCTATCCATCACCGATGATGATGCTGCACCCCATCCTGACTGGTTGGAAAAAATCACTGCCCATTTCACCAAAGATGCTGATATTGGTGCAGTAGGTGGAAGAGACTGGGTACATAGGGGAGATAAGGTGGAGGGAGATTCCCGTGCGGTTGTGGGACGTGTACAGTGGTTTGGAAGGGTTATTGGTAATCATCATCTAGGAACAGGAAAAGCTCGCGAAGTAGATGTTCTCAAAGGTGTAAACATGAGTTTTCGCACCCAGTCCATAGGGAAACTAACTTTTGATGAAAGGATGCGCGGTACAGGAGCTCAAGTACATTTTGAAATGGCATTTACCCTAGCTATTAAGCGTGCGGGATGGAAAATAATTTATGATCCCCATATAGCAGTAGATCACTACCCAGCTACACGTTTTGATGAAGATCAGAGGGAAAATTTCAATGAAATTGCCCTAACCAACCTAGTTCATAATGAAACCCTAGTTTTACTAGAATACTTGCCACCTTTAAGACAAATCGTTTTTTTATTATGGGCAATATTCATAGGAACAAGAGATGCTTTAGGCATAGTGCAATGGTTAAGATTTTTACCTAGTCAAGGGAGAATTGTCAACAAAAAATTGCACGCTTCTTTGCGTGGGCGTTGGCAAGCATGGCAAACCAATAAAACCAATCAATTGATAATTTCCAACTCCTAA
- a CDS encoding glycosyltransferase family 2 protein translates to MSITSDLLPPLVSVIIPTYNRPQYLKQAIFSAVLQTYQNIEIIVSDNCSPESPANLVADFCDPRIRFWQHPQNVGMLKNQIHALKMARGKYVATLHDDDLWHPDFLATLIPHLENNSDLILAFCDQYIIDANGQINLDATQKSSRAYKRDQISLGIHRNFLKMGLVDKSIPTAAACVIRNGLINWDAIPLQVAGMWDLYLTYLSSVSGYGAYYVPEKLTYYREHEQTETMLSGRRNVKAKISKAESEIFCYKIFMNDPHLQSFYNHFKKLWLEAHTTLGIGLIRENQPSAARSYFWQVLRQGRLNFRTIIALLISFFHPKLINKFLSSTS, encoded by the coding sequence ATGTCTATAACTTCTGACTTACTACCACCCTTAGTTAGTGTGATTATCCCTACTTATAATCGTCCTCAATATCTCAAACAAGCAATTTTCAGTGCTGTTCTTCAAACCTATCAGAATATTGAAATTATTGTTTCGGATAATTGTAGTCCAGAAAGTCCAGCAAATTTAGTAGCTGATTTTTGTGATCCACGGATCAGATTTTGGCAACACCCACAAAATGTAGGGATGCTCAAAAATCAGATTCATGCTCTCAAAATGGCACGGGGTAAATATGTCGCTACTCTCCATGATGATGACCTATGGCATCCTGATTTTCTTGCCACACTCATACCACATTTGGAGAACAATTCGGATTTGATTCTTGCTTTTTGTGACCAATATATTATAGATGCTAATGGTCAAATCAATCTTGATGCCACCCAGAAAAGTTCTCGTGCTTATAAACGAGATCAAATATCCCTGGGAATACATAGAAATTTTTTAAAAATGGGATTGGTTGATAAAAGCATCCCCACCGCCGCTGCTTGTGTAATTCGTAATGGTTTGATTAATTGGGATGCTATTCCCCTACAGGTAGCAGGAATGTGGGACTTATATTTGACATATTTATCCTCTGTATCTGGCTATGGTGCTTACTATGTCCCAGAAAAACTAACTTATTATCGTGAACATGAACAAACAGAAACTATGCTCAGTGGTAGACGCAATGTAAAAGCAAAAATCAGCAAGGCTGAAAGTGAAATTTTCTGTTATAAAATATTTATGAATGACCCCCATCTACAGTCTTTCTATAATCACTTTAAAAAATTATGGTTAGAAGCGCACACAACCTTAGGCATTGGACTGATAAGAGAAAATCAACCATCTGCGGCACGTTCTTATTTTTGGCAAGTTTTACGGCAAGGAAGATTGAATTTCCGGACTATTATTGCTTTATTAATTAGTTTCTTCCATCCAAAATTAATTAATAAATTTTTGAGCAGTACTTCATGA
- a CDS encoding O-antigen ligase family protein, with protein sequence MTSKQLLFNSFLQSSYSPEDRSAQSWVIIFSFILFISTCYFVGAANLLRIIFPVSALLVGIFLYLRHPILYLGFTWWIWFITPLLARLIDYRVGWDPTRQILVAPYLVVLITTASIIKNLPRALKEGGLPFILALIAVIYGLLVGLLYNQPISVIRGFLDWFTPIIFGFHLFINWRDYPSYRQNIQRVFIWAVLLIGAYGIYQFIFAPEWDRFWLVESKMFTSAGSPKPFGMRVWSILHSPGTFGAVMQTGLLLLFTSYGPLIFPASVVGYLSFLLSQVRTSWGCWLLGILIMLGSVKAKVQMRLAVIILIMVLSIIPLVTIKPISEVVTTRLESFSKLEEDSSFQDRSKTYDRNLNLALSTPLGNGVGNIWKVNEKTGQIEVVVIDSGILDMFFTLGWFGAIPYTSGLVLMLVAVINCTEAKRDVFTGAARAIGISSCAQLIIYSGMLGVAGMIMWGFLAVSMAAHKYYKHHY encoded by the coding sequence GTGACTTCCAAACAACTGCTTTTCAATAGCTTTTTACAATCCTCCTATTCCCCGGAAGATAGATCAGCCCAAAGTTGGGTAATCATTTTTTCCTTTATTCTATTTATAAGTACCTGTTATTTTGTCGGTGCTGCCAACTTACTAAGAATTATTTTTCCTGTTAGCGCCCTTCTAGTGGGAATATTTTTATATTTGCGTCATCCCATTCTCTATCTTGGTTTTACCTGGTGGATATGGTTTATTACCCCATTATTAGCAAGATTAATAGATTATCGAGTGGGTTGGGATCCCACCCGTCAAATTTTAGTAGCACCTTATTTAGTAGTACTGATAACTACTGCTTCGATAATTAAAAACTTACCTCGCGCTCTCAAAGAAGGGGGATTACCGTTTATCTTAGCCTTAATCGCTGTTATTTATGGATTGTTAGTTGGACTGCTTTACAATCAACCAATATCAGTCATTCGAGGCTTTTTAGACTGGTTTACACCTATTATCTTTGGCTTTCATTTATTTATCAATTGGCGAGATTATCCCAGCTATCGCCAAAATATCCAACGGGTGTTTATTTGGGCTGTTTTACTAATAGGAGCCTATGGGATATATCAATTTATATTTGCTCCTGAGTGGGACAGATTTTGGTTAGTAGAGTCAAAAATGTTTACCAGTGCTGGATCTCCCAAACCATTTGGCATGAGAGTTTGGAGTATCCTGCACTCACCAGGTACTTTCGGTGCGGTTATGCAAACAGGATTACTATTGCTATTTACCAGTTATGGACCTTTAATTTTTCCTGCTTCAGTGGTAGGGTATTTGTCATTTTTACTGTCACAAGTTCGCACTAGTTGGGGATGTTGGTTATTGGGAATTCTCATCATGCTAGGTTCTGTAAAAGCAAAAGTTCAAATGCGCCTAGCAGTAATCATTTTAATAATGGTTCTTAGTATTATACCCTTAGTCACCATAAAACCTATTTCTGAAGTTGTGACCACACGGCTTGAAAGTTTTTCCAAGTTAGAAGAGGATAGTAGTTTTCAGGACAGATCTAAAACTTATGATAGGAATCTAAACTTAGCACTTTCTACCCCTCTGGGTAATGGAGTAGGAAATATTTGGAAGGTAAATGAAAAGACAGGACAGATTGAAGTTGTTGTAATTGACAGTGGCATTTTAGATATGTTTTTTACCCTGGGTTGGTTTGGTGCCATACCCTATACTAGCGGATTAGTCCTGATGCTGGTTGCTGTGATTAACTGTACTGAAGCCAAACGGGATGTTTTTACGGGTGCAGCTCGTGCTATTGGTATAAGTTCATGTGCCCAGTTAATTATTTATAGCGGGATGCTAGGTGTTGCGGGTATGATTATGTGGGGGTTCTTAGCTGTATCTATGGCTGCCCATAAATATTATAAACACCATTATTAA
- the hepA gene encoding heterocyst formation ABC transporter subunit HepA, whose protein sequence is MYLKLASLPLEILQSASFWQNHKLILKEFQHFRLMAIGAIFFSALAASFEGFGLGFLLVFLQSLTTPAAAPVKTGIDWVDIFILGVNTSAIERLYRISALIVITTCIRALFNYVGQLCIQFSEINLVDNLRKRIFEQLSTQTLGYFSKKSSGELINTLTNEMERIRQIFGGLAFLVTKSLTLAVYSISLFVLSWHLSILSIFLFSFLAVGLSTLNKHIRERSFEITKANDIFTTRVLEFLDGIRVVHAFCTQQFERQRYFEASANIVKSWRRVYWISLIVKPLADSISTLILVGIICVAVVVDLMPISNLLTFFFVLFRLVPMIQDVNGVLAFLNTQAGAVENIKDLLKSENKAYFKNGYLEFSGIQKAIDIQAVNFGYEPNHLVLKDITLTIEKGKMTALVGASGGGKTTLADLLARFHEPTNGRILLDGLDFQKFEINSLRWKMAIVGQKSFIFNTSIRHNIAYGTPLATEEEIIEAARLANALEFIQKLPEGFDTIIGADGIQLSGGQQQRIAIARALVRNPEILILDEPTSALDAITEQLIQELLDKFTIGRTVIVIAHRLSTVAKADKVVVIEQGKIMEQGSYQDLIQQQGKFWQYYQTQNDIR, encoded by the coding sequence ATGTACCTTAAACTTGCTAGTCTCCCTCTCGAAATCTTGCAAAGTGCAAGTTTTTGGCAAAACCATAAATTAATTCTCAAAGAGTTTCAGCATTTTCGCTTGATGGCGATTGGTGCCATATTTTTTTCAGCTCTTGCTGCTAGTTTTGAGGGGTTTGGTTTAGGTTTTTTGTTAGTATTTCTGCAGAGTTTAACCACTCCTGCTGCTGCACCTGTAAAAACGGGAATTGATTGGGTTGATATTTTTATTTTAGGAGTTAATACCTCAGCAATAGAAAGATTATATCGCATATCCGCTCTCATTGTAATTACTACCTGTATACGGGCATTATTTAACTATGTAGGACAATTATGTATTCAGTTCAGTGAGATTAATTTAGTAGATAACTTGCGAAAACGCATCTTTGAGCAATTGAGTACACAAACTCTGGGTTACTTTTCTAAAAAAAGCTCTGGAGAATTGATTAATACTCTCACCAATGAAATGGAGAGAATTAGACAGATTTTCGGAGGATTGGCTTTTTTAGTGACTAAAAGTCTTACTTTAGCAGTCTACTCAATTTCCCTATTTGTTTTATCCTGGCATCTTTCCATCTTATCTATTTTCCTATTTAGCTTTTTAGCCGTGGGACTATCGACACTAAATAAACATATTAGGGAACGCAGTTTTGAGATTACTAAAGCCAATGATATTTTTACCACTAGAGTGCTGGAGTTTTTGGATGGTATTCGTGTAGTTCATGCTTTTTGTACACAACAGTTTGAACGGCAAAGATACTTTGAAGCCAGCGCCAACATTGTTAAATCTTGGCGTAGAGTTTATTGGATTTCCCTGATAGTTAAACCCCTGGCGGATAGTATATCAACTCTGATTTTAGTTGGTATCATTTGCGTGGCTGTAGTTGTAGATTTAATGCCAATTTCTAACCTCCTGACTTTCTTTTTCGTACTGTTTCGTCTGGTACCAATGATTCAAGATGTCAACGGAGTTTTAGCATTTTTAAATACTCAAGCCGGTGCGGTAGAAAATATCAAAGATTTATTGAAATCTGAAAATAAAGCCTATTTTAAAAATGGCTATCTTGAATTTAGTGGGATTCAAAAAGCTATAGACATACAGGCTGTAAATTTTGGTTATGAGCCCAATCATTTAGTTCTCAAAGATATCACCTTGACAATAGAAAAAGGTAAAATGACTGCCCTAGTTGGTGCATCAGGTGGTGGCAAAACCACATTAGCTGACTTACTTGCTAGATTCCACGAACCAACTAATGGGAGAATTCTCTTAGATGGGTTAGATTTCCAAAAATTTGAAATCAACTCTCTTCGTTGGAAAATGGCTATAGTTGGTCAAAAAAGTTTTATTTTTAACACTTCAATCCGTCATAATATTGCCTATGGTACACCCCTAGCCACCGAGGAAGAAATTATTGAAGCTGCACGGTTAGCCAATGCTCTAGAATTTATTCAAAAATTACCTGAAGGTTTTGATACTATAATTGGTGCTGATGGTATTCAATTATCTGGAGGACAACAACAGAGAATTGCCATTGCTCGAGCTTTAGTGAGAAATCCTGAAATCCTTATTTTAGACGAGCCAACTAGTGCATTGGATGCAATTACAGAGCAGCTAATTCAAGAGTTGTTAGATAAATTCACTATTGGGCGAACAGTAATTGTTATTGCCCATCGTCTTTCTACAGTGGCTAAAGCTGATAAAGTTGTGGTCATTGAACAGGGAAAAATTATGGAACAGGGTTCATACCAAGATCTGATTCAACAACAAGGTAAATTTTGGCAATATTATCAGACCCAAAATGATATCAGATAG
- a CDS encoding glycosyltransferase family 4 protein encodes MRILHLTNHIQNVGNGIVNVAVDLACLQAADGLEVAIASLGGEYEILLEKYGISHFELDQSRRVTKLIKAVYSYRDIIKKFQPDIVHCHMMTGVLLAGIFRNNHEYGLVATVHNEFQRSAILMGLADRVIAVSHAVANSMIRRGIPSRKLRVVANGTLGSPRHKKIQEYQPMKLHHPAITTVAGMYTRKGISELIQAFQIIAQDFTQAHLYIVGEGPDRTMFEAMVQKCGELKHRIHFEGFQPEPQRYMLSTDIFVLASHCESFGLVLTEAREAGCAIVATDVDGIPETLDYGQAGILVPPQDSQSLAYALIQLLRDRHKLQAWKLRGQQNLQRFSTTRVSEETLSIYRELSNKYNVFSSIDTRQLVTGK; translated from the coding sequence ATGCGAATTTTACACTTAACTAACCATATTCAAAATGTTGGTAACGGTATTGTCAATGTGGCAGTAGATTTGGCTTGTTTACAAGCCGCAGACGGTTTAGAAGTGGCAATTGCTTCCCTGGGAGGAGAATACGAAATACTCTTAGAAAAGTATGGTATTTCTCACTTTGAATTAGACCAGTCCCGGAGAGTAACCAAGTTAATTAAGGCAGTTTATTCCTACCGGGACATAATTAAAAAATTTCAACCTGATATAGTTCATTGCCACATGATGACAGGAGTTTTACTGGCAGGAATTTTTAGAAATAATCATGAATATGGTTTAGTTGCTACAGTGCATAATGAATTCCAACGCAGTGCAATATTAATGGGATTAGCAGATCGGGTAATTGCAGTCAGTCATGCGGTGGCTAATTCGATGATCCGTCGTGGAATCCCATCCCGAAAATTGCGGGTAGTTGCTAATGGCACTTTGGGGAGTCCGAGACACAAAAAAATTCAAGAATATCAACCTATGAAATTACATCATCCAGCTATTACTACAGTAGCAGGAATGTACACGCGCAAAGGCATTAGTGAATTAATTCAAGCCTTTCAAATCATTGCCCAGGATTTTACTCAAGCTCATCTCTATATTGTGGGTGAAGGTCCCGATCGGACTATGTTTGAAGCCATGGTACAAAAGTGTGGGGAACTTAAACATCGTATTCATTTTGAAGGATTTCAACCGGAACCACAAAGATATATGTTATCAACAGATATCTTTGTTTTGGCTTCCCATTGTGAGTCATTTGGCTTGGTTCTCACGGAAGCTAGAGAAGCTGGTTGTGCTATTGTTGCTACTGATGTAGATGGCATTCCAGAAACTTTAGATTATGGTCAAGCAGGTATTTTAGTTCCTCCTCAAGATAGTCAAAGTTTGGCTTATGCTTTAATCCAACTTTTGAGGGATCGCCATAAGCTACAAGCTTGGAAATTACGTGGTCAACAAAATCTTCAAAGATTTAGCACCACACGTGTGAGTGAGGAAACTTTGAGCATATACCGCGAATTAAGCAACAAATATAACGTCTTCTCCTCCATTGACACCAGGCAATTGGTAACGGGTAAGTAG
- a CDS encoding glycosyltransferase family 4 protein, whose product MKICIVTHKIRKGDGQGRVNYEIAMELLRRGHQLTLLASEVAPELADSISVDWVPIIVHKYPTEFIRNLVFAEKSGSWLRDHRGELDIVKVNGAITGVNSDVNAVHFVHNSWWRSPVHISQEHRDLYGLYQWLYTGINSYWEKQAFRKSKVVVAVSTKVAEELINIGVDPRKIRVIANGVDLEEFTPGTIEREELGLPKNVTLAMFAGDIRISRKNLDTVLQALVKVPDLHLAVVGETKNSPYPKMVEKLQLGQRVHFLGYRRDMPLLQKAADFFVFPSRYEPFGLVVIEAMASGLPVITSKSTGAADLVTPACGIVLADCNDINSLAQSLELLKSDYQLRQKMGKAARAIAEQYSWKIMAQNYLDLFTEVIQNAQYGSYPYLSSSSRSMAVPCRTASPN is encoded by the coding sequence GTGAAAATCTGTATTGTCACCCACAAGATTAGAAAAGGTGATGGCCAGGGTAGAGTTAATTATGAAATAGCGATGGAATTGTTACGTCGTGGTCATCAATTAACATTATTGGCCAGTGAAGTCGCCCCTGAATTAGCAGACAGTATTTCCGTTGATTGGGTTCCAATCATTGTCCATAAATATCCCACTGAATTCATTCGTAATTTGGTCTTTGCCGAAAAAAGTGGCAGCTGGTTACGAGATCATCGAGGAGAACTTGACATCGTCAAAGTTAATGGTGCAATTACTGGAGTTAATAGTGACGTAAATGCTGTGCATTTTGTTCATAACTCTTGGTGGCGATCGCCTGTACATATTTCTCAAGAGCATCGAGACCTATATGGTTTATATCAGTGGCTATATACCGGGATCAATTCCTATTGGGAAAAACAGGCATTCCGCAAAAGTAAAGTTGTGGTAGCGGTTTCCACAAAAGTGGCGGAGGAACTAATAAATATTGGTGTAGATCCCAGAAAAATTCGCGTGATTGCCAATGGAGTAGATCTAGAAGAATTCACACCGGGAACCATAGAAAGGGAGGAATTAGGTTTGCCAAAAAACGTTACTTTAGCAATGTTTGCAGGAGATATTCGTATTTCCCGCAAAAATTTAGATACAGTACTTCAGGCCTTAGTAAAAGTTCCCGATTTACATTTAGCCGTGGTGGGAGAAACTAAAAATAGTCCCTATCCCAAAATGGTAGAAAAATTACAATTAGGTCAACGAGTACATTTTTTAGGTTATCGTCGAGATATGCCACTTCTACAAAAAGCGGCAGATTTTTTTGTATTCCCTTCCCGTTATGAACCTTTTGGACTAGTAGTAATTGAGGCAATGGCTTCCGGTTTACCAGTAATTACGTCCAAAAGCACAGGTGCAGCAGATCTAGTTACCCCTGCTTGTGGAATTGTATTAGCTGACTGCAATGATATAAATAGCCTAGCTCAGTCTTTAGAATTACTAAAAAGCGATTACCAGTTACGTCAAAAAATGGGCAAGGCTGCTCGCGCTATTGCTGAGCAATATAGCTGGAAGATCATGGCACAAAACTATTTAGATTTATTTACTGAAGTAATCCAAAATGCGCAATACGGTTCTTATCCCTACTTATCGTCGTCCTCACGATCTATGGCGGTGCCTTGTCGCACTGCAAGCCCAAACTAG